A single window of [Clostridium] hylemonae DSM 15053 DNA harbors:
- the serC gene encoding 3-phosphoserine/phosphohydroxythreonine transaminase has protein sequence MSRVYNFSAGPAVLPEEVLTEAAAEMLDYNGTGMSVMEMSHRSKAFQEIIDSAESDLRELMNIPDNYKVLFLQGGASQQFAMIPMNLMKNRVADYIVTGQWSKKAYAEAAKYGKANKIATSEDRTFSYIPDCSDLPVSEDADYVYICENNTIYGTKFRHLPDTKGKPLVADVSSCFLSEPVDVTKYGVIYGGVQKNVGPAGVVIVIIREDLITDDVLPGTPTMLQYKTHVDAGSLYNTPPAYGIYICGKVFRWLKRQGGLAAMKERNEKKAKILYDYLDASQMFKGTVEAKDRSLMNVPFVTGSDELDARFVQEAKAAGFESLKGHRSVGGMRASIYNAMPEEGVKALVAFMKTFEEENL, from the coding sequence GTGAGCAGAGTGTATAATTTTTCAGCAGGACCGGCAGTACTGCCGGAAGAAGTGTTAACGGAAGCAGCGGCAGAAATGCTTGATTACAACGGGACCGGCATGTCCGTGATGGAAATGAGTCACCGCTCGAAGGCTTTCCAGGAGATCATAGACTCGGCAGAGTCTGATCTGAGAGAGTTGATGAACATTCCTGACAACTATAAAGTATTATTTCTGCAGGGGGGAGCATCCCAGCAGTTTGCCATGATTCCGATGAATCTGATGAAGAACCGTGTGGCGGATTATATCGTTACCGGGCAGTGGTCCAAAAAAGCTTACGCCGAGGCCGCAAAGTACGGCAAAGCCAATAAGATCGCCACATCGGAAGACCGGACATTTTCCTATATTCCTGACTGTTCGGACCTTCCGGTGTCAGAGGATGCGGACTACGTGTATATCTGTGAGAATAATACGATCTACGGAACAAAGTTCAGACATCTGCCGGATACAAAAGGCAAGCCGCTTGTGGCGGACGTCTCCTCCTGCTTTTTATCCGAACCGGTGGATGTCACGAAATACGGCGTTATCTACGGCGGTGTACAGAAGAATGTCGGACCGGCGGGAGTTGTCATCGTTATCATAAGAGAAGATCTTATAACAGACGATGTGCTGCCCGGGACACCGACCATGCTCCAGTATAAGACACATGTGGATGCAGGTTCACTTTACAATACCCCACCGGCTTACGGCATATACATATGCGGGAAAGTATTCCGTTGGCTGAAACGTCAGGGAGGTCTTGCCGCCATGAAGGAACGCAATGAAAAAAAGGCAAAGATTCTGTATGACTACCTGGATGCAAGCCAAATGTTCAAAGGCACGGTAGAGGCAAAAGACAGGTCGCTCATGAATGTGCCCTTCGTAACAGGAAGCGATGAGCTGGACGCCAGATTTGTGCAGGAAGCGAAGGCGGCCGGGTTTGAAAGCCTGAAAGGACACCGCAGCGTGGGCGGTATGAGGGCGAGCATTTATAATGCCATGCCGGAAGAGGGTGTGAAGGCTCTCGTTGCATTTATGAAAACGTTTGAAGAGGAGAATTTGTGA
- a CDS encoding phosphoglycerate dehydrogenase, whose protein sequence is MYKYHCLNPISDVGLEQFTEDYIPVSDAKTADAVLVRSTAMHEMEFGTELKAIGRAGAGVNNIPLERCSENGIVVFNTPGANANGVKELVIAGMLLASRDIIGGINWVQENEEDGNIAKDAEKAKKAFAGCELDGKKLGVIGLGAIGVLVANAATHLGMDVYGYDPYVSVDSAWRLSRSIRHAKTVDEIYKDCDYITIHVPALESTKGMIDADALNLMKKGIVVLNFARDVLVDEEAMIDALLSGHVKHYVTDFPTPAMAGVKGAIVIPHLGASTEESEDNCAKMAVKEIRNYLEHGNITNAVNFPDCDMGYKGSNTRIVLLHHNIPNMLGQFTKVLAEDNLNIADLANKSKGEFAYTMIDIDSEVPAGVTEELMKIEGVRRVRIIE, encoded by the coding sequence ATGTATAAATATCATTGCTTAAATCCAATCTCTGATGTAGGGTTGGAACAGTTTACAGAAGACTACATCCCTGTCAGTGACGCGAAAACCGCAGATGCTGTGCTCGTAAGGAGCACAGCCATGCATGAAATGGAGTTTGGTACGGAACTCAAAGCGATCGGCAGAGCCGGGGCAGGCGTGAACAACATACCGCTTGAACGGTGCTCAGAGAACGGGATCGTCGTATTTAACACACCGGGAGCAAACGCCAACGGTGTGAAGGAGCTGGTGATCGCCGGAATGCTTCTCGCTTCCCGGGATATCATCGGCGGCATCAACTGGGTGCAGGAAAATGAGGAGGACGGCAATATAGCCAAAGACGCGGAGAAGGCAAAGAAGGCATTTGCTGGCTGCGAACTGGACGGCAAGAAACTGGGAGTGATCGGTCTTGGCGCCATCGGTGTTCTTGTGGCGAATGCGGCTACACACCTCGGCATGGATGTGTACGGTTATGATCCTTATGTATCTGTCGATTCGGCGTGGAGACTTTCCAGGAGCATCCGCCACGCAAAGACGGTGGATGAGATATATAAGGACTGTGATTACATTACGATCCACGTTCCTGCTCTTGAGAGCACAAAAGGCATGATCGACGCAGATGCTTTAAATCTCATGAAAAAAGGAATCGTTGTGCTGAATTTTGCGAGAGACGTACTTGTGGATGAAGAGGCGATGATAGACGCGCTGCTGTCAGGCCATGTTAAGCACTATGTCACGGACTTCCCCACACCGGCCATGGCCGGAGTAAAGGGAGCGATCGTGATACCGCATCTCGGGGCCTCCACAGAAGAGTCGGAGGATAACTGCGCGAAGATGGCGGTAAAGGAGATCCGGAATTATCTGGAACATGGAAATATTACAAACGCCGTAAATTTTCCCGACTGTGATATGGGATACAAGGGAAGCAACACGAGAATCGTGCTGCTGCACCACAATATTCCCAACATGCTCGGCCAGTTTACAAAAGTCCTGGCTGAGGATAACCTGAATATCGCGGATCTGGCCAACAAAAGCAAGGGTGAATTTGCCTATACGATGATAGATATAGACTCAGAAGTGCCGGCCGGCGTGACGGAGGAACTCATGAAGATCGAAGGGGTGAGAAGAGTAAGAATCATTGAATAA
- a CDS encoding polysaccharide deacetylase family protein: MKKRRIHKRRRNNRGRAGTFFRVLALLVVCLMPFLLFRTAAAAQREEQIIIKAVSGEILQGEELSEPAVQIYADGSEKAVLDKKSGYTAGDLLNDLKSGKGYTLKCEADASLEGDYPVEIVLDGDMSSALKNAWIGLVSIKTEDGLIRVKNPVGEWEGSKFRRYDGSYVLSDFVVSKGNTYYFDGDGNKVSGLTNIEGAVYYFDRDGIMQTGWQEIEESRYYFTDKGAAAVGWQELDGATYYFDKEAKMATGETYLGLTLCLFDKDGKLLSKKESSIDPNRPMVALTFDDGPGPRTKELLDALQKYNGHATFFMLGQKVPSYAEVVKRMKELGCELGNHSYDHADLSKMDAAGVQSEVDKTNENISQAAGQGASVMRPPYGAISSTMKTTIGMPMMLWNIDTLDWKTRDAQKTIDAVMGSVKDGDIILMHDIHTESVDAALELIPRLMDEGYQLVTVSELAAAKGNELQNGGVYTDF, encoded by the coding sequence ATGAAAAAAAGAAGAATACATAAGAGACGCCGGAATAACAGAGGAAGAGCAGGGACCTTTTTCAGGGTTCTTGCTCTTCTTGTCGTCTGTTTGATGCCCTTCCTTCTGTTTCGGACAGCGGCAGCGGCACAGCGGGAGGAACAGATCATCATCAAAGCCGTATCCGGCGAGATACTGCAGGGGGAAGAACTGTCTGAGCCTGCTGTGCAAATATACGCAGATGGCAGCGAAAAAGCTGTGCTCGACAAAAAAAGCGGATACACGGCGGGAGACTTGCTGAATGACCTGAAAAGCGGAAAAGGCTACACGCTCAAATGTGAAGCGGACGCGTCACTGGAAGGCGACTATCCGGTAGAGATAGTTCTGGATGGTGATATGAGCAGCGCTTTAAAAAACGCGTGGATCGGTCTCGTTTCCATCAAGACGGAAGACGGACTCATCCGCGTGAAAAATCCGGTTGGAGAATGGGAAGGCAGCAAGTTCAGGCGTTACGACGGCAGTTATGTGCTCAGTGATTTCGTCGTATCAAAGGGGAATACATATTATTTTGACGGAGACGGCAATAAAGTGAGCGGGCTTACCAATATAGAAGGCGCTGTATATTATTTTGACCGTGACGGCATCATGCAGACAGGCTGGCAGGAGATCGAAGAAAGCCGTTATTACTTTACAGATAAAGGCGCGGCGGCTGTGGGCTGGCAGGAACTGGACGGAGCGACCTATTATTTTGACAAGGAAGCAAAGATGGCGACGGGAGAAACATATCTCGGGCTCACCCTCTGTCTGTTTGATAAAGACGGAAAGCTGCTGTCCAAAAAGGAAAGCAGCATAGACCCGAACAGGCCGATGGTCGCGCTCACTTTTGACGACGGCCCGGGGCCGAGGACAAAAGAGCTTCTCGATGCGCTTCAGAAATATAATGGCCATGCCACCTTCTTTATGCTTGGCCAGAAAGTTCCCTCATACGCAGAAGTGGTAAAGCGGATGAAGGAACTTGGATGTGAGCTCGGCAACCATTCCTATGACCATGCGGACTTGTCAAAGATGGACGCGGCAGGCGTACAGAGCGAGGTGGACAAGACGAACGAAAATATCAGTCAGGCGGCGGGACAGGGAGCCAGCGTGATGCGTCCTCCTTACGGTGCGATAAGCAGTACGATGAAGACCACGATAGGGATGCCGATGATGCTCTGGAACATAGACACGCTTGACTGGAAGACACGGGACGCGCAGAAGACGATCGATGCGGTCATGGGAAGTGTAAAGGACGGAGATATCATTCTTATGCATGATATACATACGGAGAGTGTGGATGCGGCGCTTGAGCTTATTCCCCGGCTTATGGACGAAGGATATCAGCTAGTGACGGTGTCCGAGCTGGCTGCCGCAAAAGGAAATGAATTGCAGAACGGCGGTGTGTATACGGATTTTTAG
- a CDS encoding ribose-phosphate pyrophosphokinase, whose product MPNIKLMEEALPVAPLKIAALESCRELGQKVNDYIVRFRQQTLRESLDSPLFSSYQLENYLIECKCPRFGTGEAKGIIGESIRGKDLFIMVDVCNYSLTYTVNGHLNHMSPDDHYQDLKRIISAATGKAHRINVIMPFLYESRQHKRTKRESLDCALALEELMEMGVSDIITFDAHDPRVQNAIPLQGFDNFNPPYQFMKALLRAEPDLSVDKEHLMVVSPDEGAMHRAVYFSNVLGVNMGMFYKRRDYSTVVGGKNPIVAHEFLGDDIKGKNVIIVDDMISSGESMLDVAKQLKERGAGRVFVCTTFGLFTEGFDKFDDYYESGYIDRVITTNLTYLPPAAYEKPYFVVADLSKFIALIIDSLNHDITIGSVLNPTDKIHALLERHNAGK is encoded by the coding sequence ATGCCGAATATTAAACTAATGGAAGAAGCTCTTCCGGTAGCACCTCTTAAGATCGCAGCTCTTGAAAGCTGCCGGGAACTTGGACAGAAGGTAAATGATTATATTGTCCGGTTCCGTCAGCAAACATTGAGAGAATCGCTTGACTCCCCGCTCTTTTCCAGCTACCAGCTTGAAAATTATCTGATCGAATGTAAATGTCCCCGCTTCGGCACCGGCGAAGCCAAGGGCATTATCGGAGAGTCCATTCGGGGCAAGGATCTGTTCATTATGGTCGACGTCTGCAACTACAGTCTTACTTACACGGTGAACGGCCACCTGAACCACATGTCTCCGGATGACCACTATCAGGATCTAAAGCGGATCATCTCCGCAGCCACCGGAAAGGCGCACCGCATCAATGTCATAATGCCGTTTCTGTATGAAAGCAGGCAGCACAAGAGGACGAAACGGGAATCACTTGACTGTGCCCTCGCTCTTGAGGAGCTCATGGAAATGGGTGTAAGTGACATTATCACATTTGACGCCCATGACCCGCGTGTCCAGAACGCGATCCCACTACAGGGCTTTGACAACTTTAACCCGCCGTACCAGTTCATGAAAGCGCTGCTTAGAGCCGAACCGGATCTTTCTGTGGATAAGGAACACTTAATGGTAGTGAGCCCCGATGAAGGCGCCATGCACCGGGCCGTATACTTCTCCAATGTACTCGGCGTCAACATGGGAATGTTCTACAAACGCCGTGATTATTCCACTGTTGTCGGCGGCAAGAATCCCATCGTGGCCCATGAATTCCTCGGCGACGACATCAAAGGCAAGAATGTCATTATCGTAGATGATATGATCTCTTCCGGGGAAAGTATGCTCGACGTGGCAAAGCAGCTGAAGGAAAGAGGAGCCGGACGGGTGTTCGTCTGTACGACATTCGGACTGTTCACCGAAGGTTTTGACAAGTTTGACGACTATTATGAAAGCGGCTACATCGACAGGGTCATTACGACAAACCTTACTTACCTTCCTCCTGCCGCCTATGAGAAACCGTACTTTGTCGTTGCGGATCTGAGCAAGTTCATCGCCCTCATTATAGATTCTCTGAATCACGACATTACGATCGGTTCTGTCTTAAACCCAACCGATAAGATACATGCGCTGCTGGAACGGCATAACGCAGGAAAATAA
- a CDS encoding DUF512 domain-containing protein — protein MRHEHIIKEIVPGSIAEEMGIEPGDRLLSVNDKIIEDVFDYHFCVNEEELVVLIEKQNGEEWELEIEKDYEEDLGIEFEQGLMDEYRSCRNKCMFCFIDQMPGGMRDTLYFKDDDSRLSFLQGNYITLTNMSDHDIERIVTYHLEPINISFHTTNPELRCKMLHNRFAGDALRKVDRLYEGGITMNGQIVLCKGINDGEELERSIRDMSRYLPYLQSVSVVPVGLTKYRDGLEPLEPFTREDAGEVLDIIHKWQDRLYEEHGLHFIHAGDEWYILAGQEMPEEERYDGYLQLENGVGMLRLLENEFEEAYARLDGDKKIREVSVATGLLAEPYIRKMAERLKEKYPNTAVHVYPIRNEFFGELITVSGLITGQDLVSQLKGRELGERLLLPCNMFRSEESVFLDDVTLDELKETLQVQADIVKSSGQDFIEAIIR, from the coding sequence ATGAGACATGAACATATCATTAAGGAAATTGTCCCGGGAAGCATTGCAGAGGAAATGGGAATTGAACCCGGGGACAGACTGCTGTCCGTTAATGATAAAATAATAGAAGATGTATTTGATTATCATTTCTGTGTAAATGAAGAGGAGCTTGTCGTTCTGATCGAGAAGCAGAACGGGGAAGAGTGGGAACTGGAGATTGAGAAAGACTATGAGGAAGATCTGGGGATCGAATTTGAACAGGGACTGATGGATGAGTACCGTTCATGCCGCAATAAGTGTATGTTCTGTTTTATAGACCAGATGCCGGGAGGAATGAGAGACACGCTCTATTTTAAGGATGATGATTCCCGCCTGTCGTTTCTTCAGGGCAATTATATTACACTGACGAACATGAGTGACCATGATATTGAGCGCATTGTGACATATCATCTGGAGCCGATCAACATTTCCTTTCACACGACAAATCCCGAACTGCGCTGTAAGATGCTTCACAACCGGTTCGCAGGTGACGCGCTGAGGAAGGTGGACAGACTGTATGAGGGCGGCATCACGATGAACGGACAGATCGTCCTGTGCAAAGGCATCAATGACGGGGAAGAACTGGAGCGGAGCATTCGTGATATGTCCCGTTACCTGCCGTATCTGCAGAGCGTATCTGTAGTGCCGGTAGGGCTTACGAAGTACCGGGACGGACTGGAACCGCTTGAACCCTTTACCCGGGAGGATGCGGGGGAGGTGCTGGACATCATCCACAAATGGCAGGACAGGCTTTACGAAGAGCACGGACTTCATTTCATACATGCAGGTGACGAGTGGTATATACTGGCCGGACAGGAGATGCCGGAGGAGGAGAGATACGACGGATATCTTCAGCTTGAGAACGGCGTCGGTATGCTGCGGCTTCTTGAAAATGAGTTTGAGGAGGCTTATGCCAGGCTGGACGGCGACAAAAAGATAAGGGAAGTGTCTGTCGCCACGGGTCTGCTGGCAGAGCCGTACATCAGGAAGATGGCAGAGCGGCTGAAGGAGAAATATCCGAATACGGCGGTACACGTATATCCGATCCGCAATGAGTTCTTCGGGGAGCTCATCACAGTATCCGGATTGATCACCGGACAGGATCTGGTAAGCCAGCTTAAGGGGAGAGAGCTTGGAGAGCGTCTCCTTCTGCCGTGCAATATGTTCCGGAGTGAGGAGAGTGTATTTCTGGATGATGTAACACTTGATGAACTGAAAGAGACTTTACAAGTCCAGGCAGATATTGTAAAATCAAGCGGACAAGATTTTATAGAAGCAATAATAAGGTAA
- the der gene encoding ribosome biogenesis GTPase Der: MSKPVVAIVGRPNVGKSTLFNVLAGEMISIVKDTPGVTRDRIYAEVSWLDKEFTLIDTGGIEPESKDVILSQMREQAQIAIDTADVIVFITDVRQGLVDSDSKVADMLRRSGKPVVLVVNKVDSFDKFMPDVYEFYNLGIGDPVPVSAASRLGIGDMLERVAQFFPEHSSEEEDDERPRIAIVGKPNVGKSSIVNKLLGEQRVIVSDVAGTTRDAIDTEIIHGGREYVFIDTAGLRRKSKIKEELERYSIIRTVTAVERADVVLVVIDAAEGVTEQDAKIAGIAHERGKGIIIVVNKWDAIEKNDKTMREYEHRVRQVLSFMPYAEIMYVSAETGQRLNKLYDMIDMVIENQTLRVATGVLNEIMTEAVAMQQPPSDKGKRLKLYYITQVSVKPPTFVIFVNDKELMHFSYTRYLENKIREAFGFKGTSLKFFIRERKEKDR, encoded by the coding sequence ATGAGTAAACCAGTTGTAGCTATTGTGGGGCGGCCCAATGTAGGCAAGTCCACACTTTTTAATGTACTGGCAGGCGAGATGATCTCGATCGTAAAGGATACGCCCGGAGTGACGAGAGACCGTATATATGCTGAGGTCAGCTGGCTTGACAAGGAATTTACGCTGATCGATACCGGCGGTATTGAGCCGGAGAGCAAGGATGTGATCCTGTCTCAGATGAGGGAACAGGCGCAGATCGCCATTGATACGGCGGACGTCATTGTTTTTATCACAGATGTGAGGCAGGGGCTTGTAGATTCGGATTCCAAAGTGGCGGATATGCTCCGCAGGTCCGGCAAGCCGGTGGTGCTCGTCGTAAATAAAGTCGACAGCTTTGATAAGTTTATGCCGGATGTATATGAGTTTTATAATCTCGGCATCGGGGATCCGGTGCCTGTCTCTGCGGCGTCCCGCCTCGGCATCGGGGATATGCTGGAGCGGGTGGCACAATTTTTCCCGGAGCACAGCAGTGAGGAGGAAGACGACGAACGTCCGAGGATCGCGATCGTAGGGAAACCAAATGTCGGAAAATCCTCCATCGTAAACAAACTGCTCGGGGAGCAGCGCGTCATTGTGTCTGACGTGGCGGGAACGACACGGGACGCCATCGATACGGAGATCATACACGGAGGCAGAGAATATGTCTTTATCGATACGGCAGGACTGCGCAGAAAGAGCAAGATCAAGGAAGAACTGGAGCGGTACAGCATTATACGTACGGTGACAGCTGTGGAACGCGCGGATGTGGTCCTCGTTGTCATCGACGCGGCTGAGGGCGTGACGGAGCAGGATGCCAAGATCGCGGGAATTGCCCATGAACGGGGCAAAGGTATTATCATTGTCGTGAACAAATGGGATGCCATAGAGAAAAATGACAAGACGATGCGGGAGTATGAACACCGTGTCAGACAGGTTCTTTCCTTTATGCCCTATGCTGAGATCATGTACGTCTCGGCGGAGACGGGACAGCGCCTGAATAAGCTGTATGATATGATAGATATGGTCATTGAAAACCAGACGCTGCGCGTGGCGACAGGTGTGCTCAATGAGATCATGACAGAAGCGGTGGCAATGCAGCAGCCGCCTTCTGACAAAGGAAAGAGGCTGAAGCTCTATTACATTACACAGGTGTCGGTGAAGCCGCCTACCTTTGTGATCTTTGTCAATGACAAGGAGCTTATGCACTTTTCTTACACAAGATATCTGGAAAATAAAATACGTGAGGCATTTGGCTTTAAGGGGACTTCACTGAAATTCTTTATACGGGAGAGAAAGGAAAAGGATCGTTAG
- the plsY gene encoding glycerol-3-phosphate 1-O-acyltransferase PlsY: protein MERLICVMIGYAFGLLQTGYIYGKLHHVDIRKQGSGNAGTTNALRTLGWKAGAVTFLGDCFKCVFAVIVVHLIFGGTHGDIMPVLSMYAGMGAVLGHNYPFYLGFKGGKGIAATAGLIVSTVNAWMVLICLVVFVGLVAGTRYVSLGSLAVVIVYLAEVVVYGQTGGFGVSGSSLWEMYGIALFLMLSAFFKHRANIKRLLNGTENKLGSGKK from the coding sequence ATGGAACGCTTGATATGTGTGATGATCGGTTACGCATTTGGACTGCTGCAGACAGGATATATCTACGGAAAACTGCACCATGTCGATATCAGAAAGCAGGGCAGCGGCAACGCGGGGACGACAAATGCCCTGCGCACGCTCGGCTGGAAAGCCGGCGCCGTCACTTTTCTGGGGGACTGCTTTAAGTGTGTATTCGCCGTTATTGTAGTACACCTTATCTTTGGAGGAACACATGGAGATATCATGCCGGTATTGTCCATGTATGCCGGTATGGGAGCGGTACTTGGACATAATTATCCGTTTTATCTTGGATTTAAAGGTGGTAAAGGAATCGCCGCCACCGCAGGGCTGATCGTCAGTACGGTGAACGCGTGGATGGTGCTCATCTGTCTCGTTGTGTTTGTGGGACTTGTGGCGGGCACCCGGTATGTCTCTCTCGGTTCTCTGGCAGTGGTCATCGTATATCTGGCAGAAGTTGTCGTGTACGGGCAGACGGGGGGATTCGGCGTGTCCGGCAGCAGTCTGTGGGAGATGTACGGCATAGCGCTTTTTCTCATGCTTTCCGCATTCTTTAAGCACAGGGCAAACATTAAGAGGTTACTGAACGGAACAGAAAATAAACTTGGTTCCGGGAAAAAATAA
- a CDS encoding NAD(P)H-dependent glycerol-3-phosphate dehydrogenase has protein sequence MAKAGIMGAGSWGTALALLLHKNGHDVAVWSINEEEVKMLSTKREHESKLPGVKIPDDMEFTTDMESVIRGKDFLVLAVPSPFTRSTARSMKPFVAQGQMIVDVAKGIEETTLMTLSQQIEEEIPQADVAVLSGPSHAEEVGRGLPTSVVIGARTKETAEYLQGMFMSEVFRVYTSPDMLGMELGGSLKNVIALAAGIADGLGYGDNTKAALITRGIAEIARLGVKMGGAIESFTGLTGIGDLIVTCASQHSRNRRAGYLIGQGMSMQEAMDEVKMVVEGVYSTKAAVKLGEKYGVALPIIDEVNKVLFENKDPRTAVNELMLRDSKAEHTALPWKE, from the coding sequence ATGGCAAAAGCAGGTATTATGGGGGCGGGAAGCTGGGGAACGGCACTGGCGCTCCTGCTTCACAAGAATGGCCATGACGTGGCTGTGTGGTCCATCAACGAAGAGGAAGTAAAGATGCTCTCCACAAAGAGAGAGCACGAGAGCAAGCTCCCGGGGGTAAAGATTCCGGACGATATGGAATTTACTACGGATATGGAGTCCGTCATCAGAGGAAAAGACTTCCTTGTACTGGCAGTGCCGTCTCCGTTTACGAGAAGTACGGCGCGCAGTATGAAGCCTTTTGTCGCCCAGGGCCAGATGATCGTGGACGTGGCAAAGGGGATCGAGGAGACGACATTGATGACGCTCTCCCAGCAGATCGAGGAAGAGATCCCACAGGCGGATGTGGCGGTGCTGTCCGGACCAAGCCATGCGGAGGAGGTCGGCAGAGGCCTTCCTACGAGTGTCGTGATCGGAGCGAGGACGAAGGAGACAGCAGAATATCTCCAGGGAATGTTTATGAGCGAAGTGTTCCGCGTATATACAAGCCCGGATATGCTCGGCATGGAGCTGGGCGGTTCCCTTAAAAATGTGATTGCTCTTGCGGCAGGTATCGCCGACGGTCTCGGATATGGAGACAACACGAAAGCGGCGCTTATCACGCGCGGAATCGCGGAGATCGCAAGGCTCGGAGTGAAAATGGGCGGAGCGATCGAAAGCTTTACCGGCCTGACCGGGATCGGGGACCTTATCGTCACCTGCGCCAGCCAGCACAGCCGTAACCGCAGAGCCGGATATCTCATCGGCCAGGGCATGAGCATGCAGGAAGCAATGGATGAAGTGAAGATGGTCGTAGAAGGAGTATATTCCACCAAAGCAGCCGTGAAACTCGGTGAGAAGTACGGCGTCGCTCTGCCGATCATTGATGAGGTGAACAAGGTACTGTTTGAAAACAAAGACCCTAGAACAGCGGTCAATGAACTGATGCTCAGAGACAGCAAGGCAGAACACACTGCACTGCCCTGGAAGGAGTAA
- a CDS encoding LysR family transcriptional regulator: MNLYHLRYFVTLAHLEHYTKAAEILAITQPSLSHAIASLEKELGVKLFEKEGRNVVLTKCGQAFLTDVEQALGMLDSSINKLQMTGSGEGRIDVALLRTLSTSVVPQFVRGFLDTRPEKNIDFYFHTSTGLTPDIIQGVKERRYDVAFCSLMENEPAIEFTPVARQELVVIVPEDHPLSGRHEIDLKETLPYPQIVFSKRSGLRPIIDHLFEQCGGQPDIVYSLEEDQAVAGLVGAGFGIAVVPRMEILGYMPVHTIAIHEPAWERLFYMATLKNVYQAPAIIDFKRYVTEHAKL, from the coding sequence ATGAATCTGTATCATCTCAGATATTTTGTTACACTGGCACATCTGGAACATTATACGAAAGCTGCTGAGATCCTCGCCATAACCCAGCCAAGTCTGAGCCACGCGATCGCCTCTCTGGAAAAAGAACTGGGTGTAAAGCTGTTTGAGAAAGAAGGAAGAAATGTGGTTCTGACAAAGTGCGGCCAGGCGTTCCTCACTGACGTAGAACAGGCGCTCGGCATGCTGGATTCCAGTATCAACAAGCTGCAGATGACCGGTTCGGGAGAAGGACGGATCGACGTGGCGCTTCTGCGCACACTGAGCACATCGGTCGTTCCCCAGTTTGTCCGGGGCTTTCTAGATACCCGGCCGGAAAAAAATATAGACTTTTACTTTCACACCTCCACCGGCCTGACGCCGGATATTATACAGGGCGTAAAGGAGCGCCGGTATGACGTTGCCTTCTGCTCTCTCATGGAAAATGAGCCGGCGATAGAATTCACGCCGGTCGCCAGGCAGGAACTCGTTGTGATCGTCCCGGAAGATCATCCGCTCTCCGGCCGCCATGAGATAGATCTAAAAGAGACTCTCCCCTATCCGCAGATCGTATTTTCCAAACGCAGCGGCCTGCGGCCCATCATTGACCATCTGTTTGAACAGTGCGGCGGCCAGCCCGACATCGTCTACTCCCTGGAAGAAGACCAGGCAGTGGCAGGCCTTGTAGGCGCAGGCTTCGGCATAGCGGTAGTACCGAGAATGGAAATACTCGGCTATATGCCCGTACATACCATCGCCATACACGAGCCCGCATGGGAACGTCTCTTCTACATGGCCACCCTGAAAAATGTATACCAGGCGCCCGCCATCATCGATTTCAAAAGATACGTCACAGAACACGCCAAACTGTGA